In Gammaproteobacteria bacterium, the DNA window GTTAATATCCTAATGAGAGTTGTATTGTTGGGAGCGCCAGGTTCAGGTAAAGGAACCCAGGCTAAGCTATTAATGGAGCAACATCAGGCTCCGCAAATATCGACGGGCGATTTATTACGCGAGGCAATTCGTAATAAAACCCCCTTGGGTGCAAAAGCACGTGCCGCGATGGAGGCAGGGCAGTTAGTGCCTAATGAGGTTGTGCTCGGTATTATTGCTGGCCGGCTGGCTGACGCCGATACTGAAAATGGCTTCATTCTTGATGGTTTTCCACGCAATATAGACCAGGCGCGCGCTTTAGATATCATGCTGCGTGAGTTGGGCAAGCCACTGCAGCTAGCGATAATGCTGGAAGTTGATGCCGATATCTTGCTGCAACGATTGACTGGGCGCCGTACTTGCATCGGTTGTAGTGCAGTGTATAACGTCTACACCTCGCCATCTAAAATTGAAGACCGCTGCGATGACTGTGGTGATGTGCTCAAGCATCGTCCTGATGATAATGAAACGACTATCGAGCGACGGTTACGTATTTTCCAAATACAGACGCAGCCTCTGGTGGCTTATTACCGTGAACAAAGAAAGTTACGGACGATACAGGCTATTGGCGAGGTTAGCGATATCTACGCTGGGATTAATAAGATTGTCAATCAAATTGATCAGATGTCTGTTATTGCTGAAGAGCTTGCTGATCCAGCTGATGAAATTGTTCATGCGCCATCCGTTGTTGTGACTGAACCCTTGCCGCCGATCGTATTGCCAGGCGTGGTGAAAAAAAAGACAAAGGTCAATATGAAACAAGCAGCGGCGAATGATGATAGCGCAAGTAAGCCGAAGCCCGCGATCGCAAAAAAGGCCGTAAAAAAAGTGGCCAATACTAAAAGCACGTTGAAAAATAAAGTAAGCAAAAAACCCACAGTGAAGAAATCAGCAGCGAAGAAAAAAACAGTTAAAAAGAAAGCTGTATCCCCAAAAGGTGGGTTGAAAAAAACAGCGCCCAAAAAGAAGATTGTAAAGAAAAAAATAACCACCAAGAAATCTATTACCAAAAAGGTCGCGCCGAAGAAAAAAACAGTGAAAAAGAAAAACACAAAGAAGAAAGTGATTCACCCCAAGAGCTTGCCCCCGCGAAAGCGTGGGGGCACATTGAAAAAGTCAGCGGCGAAGAAGGCAGTAAAAAATACCGCTCCAAAGAAAAAAATTGCCAAGAAAAATTCTATTGTTAAAAAGCCTAACTCTGCCAAGAGAAAAGTGAACAAGAAAAAAGCGACGAAAAAGAAAGTGGTGTCATCCAAAAGCATATTGAAAAAAGTAACACCTAAGAAAAAAACTGTTAAGAAAAAAGCAGTGAAAAAACCTGCAGTCAAGAAGAAAGTTGTGAAAAAGAAAGCATCTAAAGCCAAAAAACCTGCCGCAAAGAAACGTGGCAGGTCTTAGTAGAGAGCAGATATGTCAGTAGAAGAGTTTGAAGAAGGCCCGATTGTACCGCGCCGTATGCGCCGTATGCGCCGTGATGCAT includes these proteins:
- a CDS encoding adenylate kinase; translation: MRVVLLGAPGSGKGTQAKLLMEQHQAPQISTGDLLREAIRNKTPLGAKARAAMEAGQLVPNEVVLGIIAGRLADADTENGFILDGFPRNIDQARALDIMLRELGKPLQLAIMLEVDADILLQRLTGRRTCIGCSAVYNVYTSPSKIEDRCDDCGDVLKHRPDDNETTIERRLRIFQIQTQPLVAYYREQRKLRTIQAIGEVSDIYAGINKIVNQIDQMSVIAEELADPADEIVHAPSVVVTEPLPPIVLPGVVKKKTKVNMKQAAANDDSASKPKPAIAKKAVKKVANTKSTLKNKVSKKPTVKKSAAKKKTVKKKAVSPKGGLKKTAPKKKIVKKKITTKKSITKKVAPKKKTVKKKNTKKKVIHPKSLPPRKRGGTLKKSAAKKAVKNTAPKKKIAKKNSIVKKPNSAKRKVNKKKATKKKVVSSKSILKKVTPKKKTVKKKAVKKPAVKKKVVKKKASKAKKPAAKKRGRS